In one Thermodesulfobacteriota bacterium genomic region, the following are encoded:
- the tadA gene encoding tRNA adenosine(34) deaminase TadA translates to MTRYIDEAFMRLAYEEAIRARLKGEVPVGAVLVGNDEDIISIAHNLCETSFDPTAHAEIIAIREATKKYQRIRISQSTIYVTLEPCSMCIGAIVLARIKRLVFGTDDPKSGAVVSNYNIGVDGRLNHTVEVSGGVLEEECAELLRDFFQRLRG, encoded by the coding sequence ATGACCCGTTACATCGACGAAGCCTTTATGCGATTGGCTTATGAAGAAGCCATAAGGGCTAGGCTAAAGGGAGAGGTTCCAGTCGGTGCCGTCCTGGTAGGAAACGATGAGGATATTATTTCCATTGCCCATAATCTTTGTGAGACTTCATTTGATCCTACTGCTCATGCTGAGATAATAGCCATAAGAGAAGCCACAAAAAAGTACCAACGAATTAGAATTAGCCAGAGTACGATTTATGTTACCCTTGAACCATGCTCAATGTGCATTGGTGCAATTGTTTTGGCGAGGATCAAGAGATTAGTTTTTGGTACCGATGATCCAAAGTCGGGTGCCGTAGTTTCGAACTACAATATAGGGGTTGATGGAAGATTAAATCACACTGTCGAGGTCTCTGGAGGAGTGTTGGAGGAAGAATGTGCTGAATTACTCAGGGATTTTTTTCAGCGCTTAAGAGGCTGA
- a CDS encoding zf-TFIIB domain-containing protein, protein MSSDKPTKGEDEYFAKEDAEKAKRLKEKLKREILEEQKKNIKEICHMKCPKCGGDLKEVVFRGIKIDKCNSCKGVWLDNGELEKLAGPDEKSSLREIINLFKGS, encoded by the coding sequence CGAATATTTCGCAAAGGAGGATGCTGAAAAGGCAAAGCGCCTCAAGGAGAAATTAAAGCGCGAGATTTTAGAAGAACAAAAGAAAAACATAAAAGAAATCTGCCATATGAAATGTCCAAAATGTGGAGGAGATCTGAAGGAAGTAGTATTTCGTGGTATAAAGATTGATAAATGTAATTCATGTAAAGGTGTGTGGCTCGACAATGGTGAGCTCGAGAAGCTTGCTGGTCCAGATGAGAAAAGTTCTTTAAGAGAAATTATCAACCTCTTCAAGGGTAGTTAG